ACGCGACGTTCCTCACTGGCGCGGGCTTCCTGTGCCAGACCGCGTCCATCGGCATCCGGTCGTCGCTGACGGGCGGGACGCTGATGACGGGCGGCAACTCGCTCGTGCTCGCGGCCTGGGCGCTCGTGCTCGTCTACTTCGTCGTGGAGCATCTCGCGAAGCTCAAGATCTACGGCGCGGTGCTGGTACCCATCGCGTGCCTGCTGATGCTCGCCGCCCGGGTGATCGGCGTCGGCTCGACCGGGGCGACGCCGGCCGAGGCCGACGCGCTCGCCGTGCTCCTGCGCGACTGGCGCACCGGCATCCACGTCGTGCTCGTGATGCTCGCCAACGCGGGCTTCTCGATCGGCGCCGCCGCATCGATCGTCTACCTGCTCCAGGAGTCGCAGCTCAAGCGCCACACGACCGGCGGGTGGCTCAAGCGCCTGCCTTCGCTCGCTCAGACCGATCTGGTCGCCCGCCGCGCGATCTCCTGGTCGTACCCGGCATACACCGCCGGCCTGCTCATCGGCATCGTCAACGCGCTCGGCATCGATCGCGCCGGCTGGTGGGCGGACCCGCGCATCATGATGGCGGGCGTGGTGTGGATCGTCTTTGGCGCCTACCTGTACCTGCACTACGGCCGAGGCGTGCAGGCCCGCACGAGCGCTCGCGTGGCGATCGTCGGGCTCGTGTTCGTGGTGGCTCTGTCGATCATCGCGCGGACCCTGCCGCTCGGCTTCCACGTCTTCGGCGTCGCCGGCACGTGAGCGCGCCCGTGCGGCACTACCCCGTCTTCGTCGACCTCGCCGGCCGGCTGGCCGTCGTCGTGGGCGGCGGCGACGAGGCCGAGCGCCGCGCCCGTTCACTGGTGAAGCACGGCGCCGACGTGGCCGTCATCGCCGCCGAGCCCACGCAGGGCCTCATCGAGATGGAGGCTGCCGGCGAGCTCACCATCGAGCGGCGCGGGTACGTCGCGGGCGACCTCAAGGGCGCGTTCGTGGTCGTGTGCGCCTCGGGCTCCGAGGAGATCGACACCGCAGCGTCCCGCGAGGCCGAGGCGGGCGGCTCACTGGTGGCGGTCCCGGGGCTGCCGGCGCTGTCGAACTTCACCTCGCCATCTGTGATGCGCCGGGGCGCGCTGCAGATCGCCGTGTCGACCGGCGGCACCGCGCCAGGACTCGCCAAGCGCATCCGCGCACAGATCGCCGACGAGTTCGGGCCCGAGTGGGGCGAGTACCTCGAACTGCTCGGCATCGTGCGCGCGATCGTGCTCGACCGCGTGCCCGAGTCCGAGCGCCGCACACGGATGCTCGACGCGCTGTCGGCCGACGACTCGCTGCGCGAGGCGCTGGCGGCGGGCGAGCACGTCGACCCCGAGGACGTGTTCAAGCGGCTCGTGATGGAGCAGCACGACTGAGCACGCGCGGACGCTCGGCGCGGTGGCACGCCCCCCTCCTCGGTGCTAGAATCACCCCTGTTCAGGCAAGGCGCAGAAGGTGCGTTCCATACGCTCGACCGACATCGCCCTCGCCGGGCCTGCTTGCCTGAACAACAACGCACCGCACCGGCGAGGGCGTACCCATGCCGTGAAGAGGCCTCGACCCAGATGCACCTGACCATGGTGGGGCTGTCCCACAAGACCGCCCCCATCGAGATACGCGAGAAGATGACCTTCCCCGCCAACCGGCAGGAGGAGGCGCTCGCGCTGCTCACGTCAGGTGCCGAG
This sequence is a window from Actinomycetota bacterium. Protein-coding genes within it:
- a CDS encoding bifunctional precorrin-2 dehydrogenase/sirohydrochlorin ferrochelatase is translated as MDRLWRLPVPALRPRRAGPHERSRGDRRARVRGGSVDHRADPAARLPRLRRRRHVSAPVRHYPVFVDLAGRLAVVVGGGDEAERRARSLVKHGADVAVIAAEPTQGLIEMEAAGELTIERRGYVAGDLKGAFVVVCASGSEEIDTAASREAEAGGSLVAVPGLPALSNFTSPSVMRRGALQIAVSTGGTAPGLAKRIRAQIADEFGPEWGEYLELLGIVRAIVLDRVPESERRTRMLDALSADDSLREALAAGEHVDPEDVFKRLVMEQHD